The following coding sequences are from one Nymphalis io chromosome 5, ilAglIoxx1.1, whole genome shotgun sequence window:
- the LOC126768795 gene encoding twinfilin produces the protein MSHQTGIQANAELKKYLSKCRDGKIRLLKISIENEELTLAKYQSVKGSFEHDFDKYIPSMIVEDLPCYILYRFDTTNSLGYEWLLLSWSPDSAPVRQKMLYASTKATLKQEFGSAHIKDEMHATSKEEVCLKGYQIHVSGVNAPAPLTDREEALKELQQSEHDPNYGTDSRQSTMGGISFPITESAKQGILDLQRGSYNYLQFKIDLEDEKICLSKAAIISLTELPAQVPSDQARYHLYIFKHTHEGDHMESVVFIYSMPGYSCSIKERMMYSSCKGQFLEIIEKMGLVVEKRLEIDDGKELTEEYLYDEIHPKRNLHRPAFAKPKGPPNRGAKRITKTQATQ, from the exons ATGTCACACCAAACGGGAATTCAAG CAAACGCAGAATTAAAGAAGTATTTAAGCAAATGTAGAGATGGAAaaattagattattaaaaataagcatAGAGAATG AGGAATTAACATTAGCGAAATATCAGTCAGTCAAAGGATCATTTGAACacgattttgataaatatataccaTCCATGATTGTAGAAGATCTTCcatgttacatattatatag GTTCGACACGACTAATTCCTTGGGATACGAGTGGCTTTTACTCAGTTGGTCTCCAGATAGTGCCCCCGTGAGACAGAAAATGTTGTATGCATCAACAAAAGCAACCCTCAAGCAAGAATTTGGTTCAGCACACATTAAAGATGAAATGCATGCTACAAGCAAG gaAGAAGTATGTTTGAAAGGTTATCAAATTCACGTCAGCGGTGTCAACGCACCAGCTCCCCTCACTGATAGGGAGGAAGCCTTGAAGGAATTACAACAAAGTGAGCATGATCCAAACTATGGCACAGACTCGAG acaATCGACAATGGGAGGAATATCGTTTCCTATCACAGAATCAGCTAAACAGGGTATTCTTGATCTCCAACGTGGTTCCTATAACTATCTACAGtttaaaatag ATTTAGAAGATGAAAAAATTTGCCTATCAAAGGCGGCTATAATAAGTCTGACCGAGTTACCGGCGCAGGTTCCAAGTGACCAAGCGAGATATcacttatacatatttaaacacacaCATGAAGGTGACCATATGGAAAGTGTAG TATTCATCTACTCGATGCCCGGGTACAGCTGCAGTATAAAGGAACGTATGATGTACTCGAGTTGTAAAGGACAATTCCTAGAAATCATTGAAAAGATGGGCCTCGTAGTGGAGAAAAGG CTGGAAATAGACGACGGTAAGGAATTAACAGAAGAATATTTGTATGACGAAATTCATCCAAAGAGGAATTTGCATCGGCCGGCTTTCGCAAAGCCAAAAGGTCCCCCGAACAGAGGAGCGAAAAGGATAACAAAAACACAGGCAACGCAATaa